Proteins from one Mucilaginibacter jinjuensis genomic window:
- a CDS encoding Bax inhibitor-1/YccA family protein — METKSNYTYDDNVIQLDDEVAASRRFIANVFMWMFVALGISAFCAFLFATTPSLLTLVIDPLTGRNTGLGTILMFAPFAFVMAISFGLNRLSFPVLGILFVAFAALLGVSLSFILLVYTAASVAGVFITASAVFGVMAIAGYTTHQDLTKFGSLMIMGLIGMVIATVVNFFLHSEGLSIILSYVGVAVFTGLTAYDVQKLKRIGAGIEYGDASGKKMAIMGALTLYLDFLNLFLSLLRIFGRRK, encoded by the coding sequence ATGGAAACTAAAAGTAATTACACCTACGACGATAACGTTATCCAACTGGACGACGAAGTTGCAGCATCTCGCAGGTTTATAGCTAACGTATTTATGTGGATGTTTGTGGCATTGGGTATTTCTGCCTTCTGCGCATTCTTATTTGCAACCACACCAAGTTTATTAACATTAGTAATTGATCCGTTAACCGGCCGCAACACCGGTTTGGGTACTATCTTAATGTTTGCACCTTTTGCCTTTGTAATGGCAATTTCATTCGGTTTAAACCGTCTGTCGTTCCCGGTACTGGGTATCTTGTTTGTGGCTTTTGCTGCGCTACTGGGTGTTAGTTTAAGCTTCATCTTATTAGTTTATACGGCTGCTTCTGTAGCTGGTGTATTCATCACCGCATCGGCAGTATTTGGTGTTATGGCCATTGCAGGTTACACTACTCACCAGGATTTAACCAAATTTGGTTCATTAATGATCATGGGCCTAATTGGTATGGTTATCGCAACCGTGGTAAACTTCTTTTTACACAGCGAAGGTTTAAGCATTATTTTAAGCTATGTAGGTGTTGCCGTATTTACCGGCTTAACTGCTTATGATGTGCAAAAATTAAAACGTATTGGTGCAGGTATTGAGTATGGCGATGCATCTGGCAAAAAAATGGCCATTATGGGTGCCTTAACCTTATATCTTGATTTCCTGAACCTGTTCTTATCATTATTAAGAATTTTCGGTAGAAGGAAATAA